In Trichoderma asperellum chromosome 1, complete sequence, a single window of DNA contains:
- a CDS encoding uncharacterized protein (BUSCO:EOG092D3F2O) — MAESTAVKAYKYRQEISQMMYVSGETTEPSIETTGIIEDIVRQQVIELLRNCTELAARRGSKSISTNDLIFQIRHDQAKVSRLRTFLSWKDVRKNVKDSDDKGADADIAAGDDAVGGVVPGGPVDEAAKKNKKAKVGLPWEPASFYSVEVPERDDEEDEEEEEMNYITLQRLRKADERTKVMTREEYVTWSEYRQASFTWRKGKRFREWAGFGVVTDSKPSDDIVDILGFLTFEMVQTLTEVALKVKEQEDMARAQTGALVEGGTSKKRKLQQGLFDPPSEGRTPIEPRHVQEAFRRFQQRHKKTRAMLNITRLAQHTTLNII; from the exons ATGGCGGAATCAACCGCTGTCAAGGCGTATAAATATCGCCAAGAAATCAGTCAG ATGATGTACGTTTCTGGCGAGACAACCGAACCGTCAATAGAAACAACCGGTATCATCGAAGACATCGTCCGGCAGCAAGTCATCGAACTA TTACGAAACTGCACTGAGCTCGCTGCCCGTCGTGGCTCAAAATCGATCAGCACTAACGACCTCATTTTTCAAATCCGTCACGACCAAGCCAAAGTATCTCGTCTGCGCACATTTCTCTCCTGGAAAGACGTCCGTAAAAACGTCAAGGACTCTGACGACAAAGGTGCAGACGCGGATATCGCTGCTGGCGACGATGCTGTCGGCGGTGTCGTCCCTGGAGGCCCCGTAGACGAGGCagccaagaagaacaaaaaggcCAAAGTCGGTCTCCCCTGGGAACCTGCGTCTTTCTACTCTGTCGAGGTCCCAGAgcgcgacgacgaagaagatgaggaggaggaagagatgaaCTACATCACCCTCCAGCGTCTGCGCAAGGCCGACGAGCGCACCAAAGTCATGACCCGAGAAGAGTACGTGACGTGGTCCGAATATCGTCAGGCGTCCTTCACCTGGCGCAAGGGCAAGCGCTTCCGTGAATGGGCTGGTTTTGGTGTCGTCACTGACAGCAAACCTTCGGACGATATTGTCGATATCCTTGGTTTTCTCACCTTTGAAATGGTCCAGACCCTAACCGAAGTTGCCCTCAAGGTCAAGGAGCAAGAGGACATGGCCCGCGCTCAGACCGGCGCCCTGGTCGAGGGTGGCACgagcaagaagcgcaagctcCAGCAGGGCCTCTTCGACCCCCCTAGTGAGGGTCGCACGCCCATCGAGCCAAGGCACGTTCAGGAGGCCTTCCGGCGGTTCCAGCAAAGGCACAAGAAAACGCGTGCTATGCTCAACATTACGAGACTGGCACAACACACGActctaaatattatttag
- a CDS encoding uncharacterized protein (EggNog:ENOG41) — protein sequence MIIPGQEEARKKQKLEEEYEGPFLLDSLMGMDEGECFAPGLAPCTQTPQPQLQPQDKSDIYLGVTNKPLGRGPPYDPAVHELFHNQDNTWIQMANRPTALDLWDTMYLDECHQSPSESEYDPY from the coding sequence ATGATAATTCCaggtcaagaagaagcacgcaaaaagcagaaactggaagaagaatatgAGGGACCATTCCTTCTTGATAGTCTCATGGGAATGGATGAGGGAGAATGCTTTGCACCGGGGCTTGCGCCGTGCACTCAGACACCGCAGCCGCAATTGCAGCCGCAAGACAAGTCGGATATCTATCTTGGAGTCACCAACAAGCCGCTTGGCAGAGGTCCGCCGTATGACCCAGCCGTTCACGAGTTATTCCACAACCAAGACAATACGTGGATCCAGATGGCAAACCGCCCAACAGCACTTGATTTGTGGGATACAATGTATCTTGATGAATGCCACCAATCGCCGTCAGAATCTGAATACGATCCATACTAA
- a CDS encoding uncharacterized protein (EggNog:ENOG41~TransMembrane:2 (o20-45i159-177o)), which produces MSPHVLVQAERHEEPKKLGTLTASLFFCLVCLSIFTLASLFVAHLERYKRQIVRILLSPFDTPDEGDDAQLRRDLFLHQQLNEKDFSQLDQQLNGPSSPLPSNNHDHKHSFTMGDAKFSMDSNDQVLFHVQVTMGCNGLRDLYNVGFMRQDTLEKRIDGAINQLSIINIVSICAIWLREKICRNSFAGTSPNVKDLCVFLQRRGCSQDMCCQIFYTAFHRLRPHLASQVSLRVSGETLTDFRSIVDYIYDHWHRWVEDAQAAADHAALLAAAKDPLPQTYPAYNHNLQSMPKGKYQKHVQESFSKLHRHQNHHYYHDSVKVEDGPAPLHEEHQPEDCAPYDLGQASTWGSAPDQAGKCRTRSDDCVCKQCSITVPREKKNKTALNQLVPGPEYVCPNCGQQGDHYNYFCTVNSKSANFVYKPGFKEMADLSNDKMHMDPQRAAWMATGSNYADELLPKQVPSAQLEADDKSSSDLIMLNSGSEIEEAKFTCFNDVGGKEFGSGPTLRGVRHTDGRLSP; this is translated from the exons ATGTCGCCTCACGTGCTCGTGCAAGCAGAGAGGCATGAAGAACCGAAGAAGCTTGGCACCCTGactgcttctcttttcttctgccttgtctgcctctccatcttcacacTCGCCTCACTCTTTGTGGCCCATCTTGAAAGATACAAACGGCAGATTGTGCGTATCTTGCTTAGTCCCTTTGATACCCCCGACGAAGGGGATGACGCCCAGCTACGCCGagatctttttcttcatcaacaaCTCAATGAAAAGGATTTTAGCCAGCTTGACCAACAACTGAACGGACCTTCTTCCCCGTTGCCCTCCAACAATCACGACCACAAGCACTCCTTCACAATGGGGGATGCCAAGTTCTCTATGGATTCCAATGACCAGGTGCTCTTTCACGTGCAAGTCACCATGGGATGCAATGGCCTTCGGGACCTCTACAACGTCGGCTTCATGCGTCAAGATACACTTGAGAAGAGAATTGACGGAGCCATCAACCAGCTCTCGATTATCAACATCGTCTCCATCTGTGCCATTTGGCTTCGGGAGAAGATCTGCCGCAACTCCTTCGCTGGTACTTCGCCCAACGTTAAAGATCTATGTGTCTTCCTTCAACGCAGAGGCTGCTCTCAAGACATGTGCTGCCAGATTTTCTACACAGCATTTCACAGATTGCGCCCTCACCTTGCCAGCCAAGTTTCGCTGCGAGTTTCTGGAGAAACTCTGACTGACTTCCGCTCCATCGTGGATTATATCTATGATCACTGGCACCGATGGGTAGAAGAtgctcaagctgctgctgatcaTGCTGCGCTTCTCGCTGCTGCTAAGGATCCTCTCCCCCAGACTTACCCTGCCTATAATCACAACCTCCAATCAATGCCAAAGGGAAAGTATCAGAAGCATGTGCAAGAAAGCTTCAGCAAACTTCACAGACACCAGAATCATCACTATTACCACGACAGTGTCAAGGTCGAAGATGGGCCTGCTCCGCTGCATGAGGAACATCAACCCGAAGACTGTGCCCCCTATGACCTCGGACAAGCCAGCACCTGGGGCTCCGCGCCTGACCAGGCTGGAAAATGCAGGACTCGAAGTGACGACTGTGTTTGTAAGCAGTGCAGTATCACAG TCCCCcgagagaaaaagaataaaaccGCCCTTAATCAACTTGTTCCTGGGCCTGAATATGTTTGCCCAAATTGTGGCCAACAGGGTGATCACTATAATTATTTCTGCACCGTCAATAGCAAGTCAGCCAACTTCGTCTATAAACCAGGCTTTAAGGAGATGGCAGATTTATCGAATGACAAAATGCACATGGATCCCCAGCGCGCGGCCTGGATGGCGACTGGTAGCAATTATGCCGATGAGCTACTGCCCAAGCAAGTGCCATCTGCTCAGCTGGAAGCAGATGATAAATCGTCTTCGGATTTAATCATGCTTAATAGCGGCTCTGAGATCGAAGAGGCCAAATTCACTTGTTTCAATGATGTTGGTGGCAAAGAATTTGGCAGTGGCCCTACTTTGAGAGGGGTCCGACACACTGACGGCCGTTTGTCACCTTAG
- a CDS encoding uncharacterized protein (EggNog:ENOG41~TransMembrane:9 (i72-97o103-122i129-146o158-177i703-722o734-758i770-798o804-822i834-854o)), producing the protein MAKLLRRIVASLWGDHGTKDLWQRILKDFIACVIATTIAILPQIRSWSTFLIPMTVAFAHPGQRLGVVIENIIMVIFGSGLGLSWCILGLYLASLVYDDNKPAAFTIRALFYLACILIHGYIRSSSPRLFLFVLFVMLPAITTLTAPTKATPLLYETIYVPILIGVGIMLFANVVIFPELSGSYLGTSTINALSEMANTLERATYWFATPGGDCVETRDQDSVRSTTVTNDRDIEQQQQQKMSQKKQSIIRYWRKFFSAFPNPFRSARAIATVSKIPLHATTLASLMEKKPTIRSKLAACKTAQNEVNFEISISPLAPGDMKRISVDLMSSLSQSIITLIGACENKFIVLDDEGREENGLASDDPELSTENTHSPESTTPSTGAPEAYLKVNSNIRSRSKAGNSIDPHSRADYATLNRQIELSSAELLESIVMRLQAPVQEFQASTNAAVALLISCLAYCYDVPTLPSGAPTPRGIRLEEIDLRIDLFADALAAFDQQSIQQLKLVAMQETGQYLDFMPRMETFLISSFLLAFRQSSTHVLNMLRHARYLVEQRQRRHNKSRIWIPHYSSLRKWLRTAGERDSMVLPEGARQAARRGDLAGRPSESQSKESSGILESDEQQLGERITDEEAGSTTTSRYLKVLKSRKTRSKKRGKKGRENGPADNHRRSKHGHEEKDAPDNWILELRGKAADALEWAQDSDDLAYALKLSFAVFLVSFPAFVPSWNQWYGDVHGVWAPLQLIFIFEVAIGTSLVTFIVRMIGLVLGCTAGYVSFVIAGGSRAITVVVLAFTILPAAYFHVATKYVKAGAAAIISINVVALAAENSTELAVQVYYKRLIAFLVGGVTATLVEVSISPVRARDRLVESLSACVRHIQGMQGAIAVGVDEPEFFDPRSLKQHRHFDQLRERAQASLAAAETFLPFCSTEPRLKGSFKKLAPIYTEIIYVLHQVIDRMDNVVQLRAAYGSSVLEVLNPQVYTYRRSMVASCTLMLCSVNEALTTWLPLPQFIPSARLAHLRLIHRVRKIITSQTSTSAPVTPTVSHASHGKTEGEYDDQTSERMARLITKHNFLSWNASTAGQMEIIEYLEELVELVKMLVGVNAFRSGLLEKPKYQHYAQMADSRQESATLASTNESSSSLTTQHSSIAVPEEPGELPDSVLRRVALATAQTDNVNQRPRRGVAGARRPSYRRGSFFGENLEEIPASLQRVNSRLWQGNEAVRRASFAITSMRPDSAARPRKG; encoded by the exons atggcaaagcTCCTACGCAGGATCGTTGCCTCCCTCTGGGGCGACCACGGCACCAAGGATCTCTGGCAGCGGATTCTCAAGGATTTCATAGCTTGTGTGATTGCAACCACGATTGCCATTCTCCCCCAGATCAGAAGCTGGTCAACATTTCTTATTCCAATGACTGTTGCCTTTGCACACCCAGGCCAGCGGTTGGGCGTTGTCATTGAGAACATCATCATGGTCATTTTCGGCTCCGGCCTGGGCTTATCATGGTGCATCCTGGGTTTATACCTCGCGAGCTTGGTCTATGATGACAACAAGCCCGCTGCGTTTACTATTCGGGCTCTGTTCTACCTTGCGTGTATCTTGATTCACGGCTATATACGGTCCTCTAGTCCTCGACTCTTTTTATTTGTCTTGTTCGTCATGCTACCCGCGATAACCACGCTCACGGCACCAACCAAGGCTACACCACTCTTATATGAAACTATCTACGTACCAATTCTTATTGGCGTTGGCATTATGCTTTTCGCCAACGTTGTCATATTCCCAGAGCTTTCTGGTAGTTACCTGGGAACTTCTACCATCAACGCCCTCTCCGAAATGGCCAACACATTGGAGCGAGCTACCTACTGGTTCGCCACCCCTGGGGGCGACTGTGTTGAAACTCGAGATCAGGATAGCGTGCGCAGCACCACAGTGACCAACGATAGGGAtattgagcagcagcagcagcagaaaatgAGCCAGAAGAAACAATCCATCATCCGTTACTGGCGCAAATTCTTCTCCGCTTTCCCGAATCCCTTTCGATCTGCCAGGGCTATAGCTACAGTATCCAAAATACCACTACATGCGACCACGCTTGCGTCTCTAATGGAAAAGAAACCTACAATCCGATCTAAGCTTGCTGCGTGTAAGACTGCACAGAATGAAGTTAATTTTGAGATTTCCATCTCACCCCTTGCTCCTGGTGATATGAAACGCATTAGCGTTGATCTCATGAGCAGTCTGTCCCAGAGCATTATTACACTAATTGGTGCTTGCGAAAACAAGTTCATAGTACTTGATGATGAGGGTCGTGAAGAGAACGGCTTGGCAAGTGATGATCCAGAACTCTCAACAGAGAACACGCACAGCCCTGAATCAACCACACCGTCGACCGGTGCCCCAGAAGCTTACCTAAAAGTCAACTCTAATATAAGATCTAGATCGAAAGCAGGCAACTCCATCGATCCCCATAGCAGAGCCGACTACGCCACGCTGAATAGGCAAATTGAGTTGAGCAGCGCCGAGCTTCTTGAATCAATTGTTATGCGGCTTCAAGCTCCTGTACAAGAGTTCCAAGCCTCTACAAATGCAGCGGTGGCTCTTCTTATATCCTGTCTGGCATATTGCTATGATGTTCCCACCCTACCCTCTGGCGCGCCTACCCCTCGAGGTATTCGTTTAGAAGAGATTGATCTGCGCATCGACCTTTTCGCCGATGCTCTAGCAGCGTTTGACCAGCAATCTATCCAACAGCTTAAGCTGGTTGCGATGCAAGAGACAGGCCAATATCTTGATTTCATGCCCCGGATGGAGACATTCCTCATTTCATCGTTTCTTCTAGCCTTTCGCCAGTCTTCAACCCATGTCTTGAATATGCTTCGCCATGCACGCTACTTGGTGGAACAGAGGCAGCGCCGCCATAATAAGTCACGCATCTGGATTCCTCACTATTCAAGTCTTCGAAAGTGGCTTCGTACTGCTGGAGAACGTGATTCAATGGTTCTTCCAGAAGGCGCGAGGCAGGCCGCACGACGCGGGGATTTGGCTGGAAGGCCATCTGAATCTCAATCGAAAGAATCTAGCGGCATTCTTGAGAGTGATGAGCAACAACTGGGGGAGCGCATAACCGATGAGGAAGCGGGCTCTACAACCACTTCTAGATATCTGAAAGTCTTGAAAAGtagaaaaacaagaagcaaaaaaagggggaagaaaggaagagaaaatggGCCAGCCGATAATCACCGGCGATCTAAACATGGgcatgaagagaaagatgctCCTGACAACTGGATTTTAGAATTGCGAGGgaaagcagcagatgctttaGAATGGGCTCAAGACTCTGACGATCTTGCGTATGCACTCAAGCTATCTTTTGCTGTCTTTCTTGTCAGCTTTCCGGCCTTTGTACCGTCTTGGAACCAGTGGTACGGAGATGTTCATGGCGTTTGGGCTCCGCTTCAGCTGATATTTATCTTTGAAGTGGCCATTGGTACTTCTTTGGTCACCTTTATTGTCCGAATGATTGGGCTGGTTCTTGGCTGTACAGCTGGATACGTCTCGTTTGTTATTGCAGGGGGGAGTAGAGCTATTACTGTTGTGGTTCTCGCTTTTACGATCCTACCTGCGGCCTATTTCCATGTTGCAACGAAATATGTCAAGGCTGGCGCAGCAGCCATTATATCAATCAATGTGGTTGCGCTAG CGGCAGAGAATAGTACAGAACTGGCGGTACAGGTCTATTACAAGCGCCTCATAGCTTTTTTGGTAGGGGGTGTTACCGCCACTCTGGTAGAGGTGTCTATCTCCCCTGTGCGCGCCAGAGATCGCCTGGTTGAATCCCTATCTGCCTGTGTGCGTCATATCCAGGGTATGCAGGGCGCCATAGCTGTTGGCGTCGATGAGCCTGAGTTCTTTGATCCTCGCTCTCTAAAGCAGCACCGCCATTTCGATCAATTGCGAGAAAGGGCCCAAGCTTCGCTTGCAGCGGCCGAGACTTTTTTACCGTTCTGTTCTACTGAGCCAAGACTGAAGGGCAGCTTTAAGAAGCTTGCGCCGATATATACTGAAATCATATACGTGCTTCACCAGGTAATCGACCGCATGGACAACGTCGTACAGCTCCGAGCAGCGTATGGTTCCTCAGTGTTGGAAGTCCTGAATCCGCAGGTCTATACGTATCGTCGGAGCATGGTGGCAAGTTGCACCTTGATGCTGTGCTCCGTTAATGAGGCGTTGACAACTTGGCTCCCGCTCCCACAATTCATCCCATCAGCTCGCTTGGCGCATTTACGGCTAATACATAGAGTCCGTAAGATCATCACGTCACAAACATCAACGTCAGCTCCGGTAACACCTACGGTAAGTCATGCTAGCCATGGCAAAACCGAGGGCGAGTACGATGATCAGACAAGCGAAAGGATGGCACGTTTGATAACCAAGCATAATTTTCTCTCCTGGAATGCCAGTACTGCCGGTCAGATGGAAATTATTGAGTACTTGGAAGAATTAGTCGAGCTGGTCAAAATGTTAGTGGGAGTAAATGCATTCCGCTCGGGACTGTTGGAAAAGCCAAAATATCAACATTATGCACAAATGGCAGACTCTCGCCAGGAATCTGCAACCCTGGCTTCCACAAACGagtccagcagctcattaACAACTCAACACAGTAGCATTGCCGTTCCAGAGGAGCCAGGAGAACTTCCAGATTCGGTCTTGAGGCGGGTTGCATTGGCTACTGCTCAAACAGATAATGTCAACCAGAGACCAAGACGAGGGGTTGCTGGAGCGCGACGGCCTTCTTATAGGAGAGGAAGCTTTTTCGGAGAGAATTTGGAAGAAATACCTGCTAGCTTGCAGAGGGTCAACTCTCGGCTTTGGCAAGGAAACGAAGCCGTCAGACGGGCGTCATTCGCGATCACTAGTATGCGGCCTGACTCAGCTGCTAGACCTCGAAAAGGGTAA
- the APS2 gene encoding AP-2 complex subunit sigma has protein sequence MLSFILIQNRQGKTRLAKWYAPYSDDEKIKLKGEVHRLVAPRDQKYQSNFVEFRNNKIVYRRYAGLFFCACVDTNDNELAFLEAIHFFVEVLDSFFGNVCELDLVFNFYKVYAILDEVFLAGEIEETSKQVVLTRLEHLDKLE, from the exons ATGCTctccttcatcctcatccaaAACAGACA GGGCAAAACCCGCCTCGCCAAATGGTACGCCCCCTACAGCGACGACGAAAAGATCAAGCTCAAGGGCGAGGTCCACCGCCTCGTCGCCCCGCGCGACCAGAAATACCAGTCCAACTTTGTCGAGTTCCGCAACAACAAGATCGTCTACCGCCGCTACGcgggcctcttcttctgcgccTGCGTCGACACAAACGACAACGAGCTCGCCTTCCTCGAGGCCATCCACTTCTTCGTTGAGGTCCTCGACTCCTTCTTCGGCAACGTCTGCGAGCTCGACCTCGTCTTCAATTTTTACAAGGTCTACGCCATCCTCGATGAGGTCTTTCTGGCGGGCGAGATTGAGGAGACGAGCAAGCAGGTTGTGTTGACGCGGCTGGAACATCTGGATAAGCTGGAGTGA